From Neoarius graeffei isolate fNeoGra1 chromosome 27, fNeoGra1.pri, whole genome shotgun sequence:
GATGATTCTGCTCCAGTGGTAGCAGCAACCAAGAAGCAACCCAAGACTCTGACTGTGCCTGGAAGCCCTGTGTGTAAGTTAACAGTTCCCAAATCATCATTCATAGCTTGGAGCTAACATTCATGATGAATAACCGGTGCATATTACGTGACTGATCTGATGTTTGTGTGCTCTTTTCAGGTCAGCAGGACCCAATGCCCCTACCACCACAATGTAAGTGTTtttcaatttatttgtaaatgtcTAATGTATTATCATAGGTTCTTCTTTTGCGAATACCATGTATAAGAACCCCCCCAATAAATGACTTAACATCCATATGCACCATCTTTTCAGGGTCAACACCAGCCGGGACTGGAGCCAGTCCTCACCACCCTAGCCCAAGTCCTGTTGACCCTGTTCAAGGTACAGTTGCTTTCAAGTTCCCATTTACAGATGTTGGAATACAAAGTCATGAACAGGAAAACTaacattttctttttgaaaacttcagccagcagccAGGCACTACACCCAATTCAGTCAGCCAGGCACCTCCAAGAATCACTGGAAACCTCTTTTGACTCTGTTCAAGGTACAGTTACTTTCAAGTTCCCATTTACAGATGTTGGAATACAAAATCATGAACAGGAAAACTAAtattttgtttttgaaaacttcagccagcagccGGGCGCTTCATGACGGACAGGGTGTCTCTGCTATCGCAGCCATGtttgagagaagtaagtactttTATACACACTTAACTAGTTCACTCACTCAGGAAAGTACATTATAAATTACAACTTCCATCACATTTGTCCCCATAGTCACAGAGGCCCACATGAGTCGCTTGATGCGGAGGATCGAGGCTAGGTTTGACAGGACCGAGGCTAGGTTTGACAAGATTGAGTCATTGGTGGAGACCAACGCCCCGACACACACGCCTCAACTCCAGCAAGAAGATGTGGTGTTGGCTAAACCATGCAGCATGGTGATGGAGCTGCTGGAGTTGGATAGGAGTCTGGAACAACCAGACAAGAGGAACAAGATGGTAATTTGCTCTATCGATCTATCGATCGATCGTATAAGCTCGCTACAGTAATTTTCattgtataattatttttatttttttacagcaaCATTTTCTTGAAACTGTCGGAGGGGCAGGTTTGGGGCAGCCATTCACCGTATGCTACGCCGAGCGGCAAATAATGAGGTACTCGCCCAGTACAGCTTGCGGGGCAGACGGGCCAAAATGTCCTTTGATGACCTCATTCTGTGCAAGATTATAAAGGGTAAGTGTTTATATATTGATCACATCACTTTTATGCCATGCTTGACTGACTAGGTTTTGATGTGTAACTTTCCTTTATTTTGCCTTCTAGCTGCAAGTGTCAAAAAATTTCCTGGCCATACGGAAGCTGAAGTGGAGGAATGCCTTGGGCAGACTCTAAAATTTGCACCACACAGACGGTATACTTCTCCTCTCTAATTTGGTGCAATCACAGAAATTTCGTGGTTGGTAGTAGGGTGGTTTATCATGCTTTTGTGGACGTGCTCATTgttcttgtttttaaacatttgttcctttttcttttcagatcagctggtCAGCAGCAACAGATGGACAATTGAATTGTGAACAgtgaatttttattctttttttgtgaacagtgatttttattctattttttgtgaagtgatttttttattctattttgtttgttattgaatgcacagttacactttaaaaaactgttatttctattttattgttttgaatgtgttttattgaatgcaccgtttcagaaacttttctattttattctgttttgtatatatgattgttttattgaatgcactgttacactttcagaaacttttctattttatttttattttcaaacatttttttattcAAATTTGTTATTGATATTTTATCTCATTAAACTTTCAAGACCTGCCAAATTTGCCTGTTCATTCATCACTGAGTTTTCTCATGTAGATATGCTAGCAATTATGTGTTGATATTGCTAATTAGTTGAAAGCAAAATCTAACCAAAACATAACATTCTACAACGTCAGGGGGACGTTAGGCTAACATTCAGGGAACCAAACATGCAACCAGCAAGGTTAGGGGAAGGGCAGGGGAAGGTTGTTGTTGTAACCAACAGGAAACGTTTGGGCAACGTCAGAAAAACTTTCCATGGCAACCACGTGGCAACCAAGTGGCAACCAAACCATGCACCGTATAGGCAACCAAAGGCGTACGTGCCCAGAACGTTCTGGGAACATAAAATTGTTACTAGGGGAACTACAATTTAATCTAATACAAGTCATATGATTTTTATCTGTCATAGTTTAAGCACTAAACAAAATATAGTCTTGTTTAAAAAGTTTACTTTCTTACCTCaaaatccttatttatttatttatttattaaatatagaATTTGCACGCTCCTGTTTCCAGCCTTAACAACCGCCATGTGGGATTGGAGAGGAAGTGAGTAAACACTGAAACAATCATATAACTCCTATCTTATCCATGATTGATTGAATTGGTAGTATTACAATTCTCCCCATGTTACAACTGTACCCAGTCTCCCCTACACTAACTATGAAGAAAATTTTCTTAACAGAAATgcactccatctctctctctctctctctctctctctctctcgctcacacacacacacacacacacacacacacaatttcttacagtttaaatgtaattttgttaaaGATACACATTTACATTTTTACTGTTCTCACAATTACACATAAAATAGAAATATCTGGGAAATGTGATGCAATTGCATCAAGACAGAGGTTTCTGGAGCTGGTGCCtttttactttcatgcaggtAGGAGTGGACAATCGTGAAGCTTGAGGCCACATTCATTAACATCAGAATAATAGAATTGGCACACATGACGTGTCATGCCGCATAATAAGCTTCCAAATTGCagttattcattcatctttagtaagtACATTACCCTGGTCAGCATTGCTATTGTTTAAATTATTAAATTATTTGTCTGGATTTTGGGAAACAAACAACTACATTTGTTATAGAAAACCATTAATAGcaggataaaaataataatactaataataactgGAGGAGCAGATGGATCAGGCTTGCTAAAAGAGTAGAGAAACTTGGACAAGAGTGTAAGAAGATgtgagatataaaaaaaaaatgctcctgaAG
This genomic window contains:
- the LOC132875306 gene encoding uncharacterized protein LOC132875306 isoform X4; protein product: MESSSVETEDDVNTFAIRQRKCPRRFVSESSDDDDSAPVVAATKKQPKTLTVPGSPVCQQDPMPLPPQWSTPAGTGASPHHPSPSPVDPVQASSRALHDGQGVSAIAAMFERITEAHMSRLMRRIEARFDRTEARFDKIESLVETNAPTHTPQLQQEDVVLAKPCSMVMELLELDRSLEQPDKRNKMQHFLETVGGAGLGQPFTVCYAERQIMRYSPSTACGADGPKCPLMTSFCARL
- the LOC132875306 gene encoding uncharacterized protein LOC132875306 isoform X3, with protein sequence MESSSVETEDDVNTFAIRQRKCPRRFVSESSDDDDSAPVVAATKKQPKTLTVPGSPVCQQDPMPLPPQCKWSTPAGTGASPHHPSPSPVDPVQASSRALHDGQGVSAIAAMFERITEAHMSRLMRRIEARFDRTEARFDKIESLVETNAPTHTPQLQQEDVVLAKPCSMVMELLELDRSLEQPDKRNKMQHFLETVGGAGLGQPFTVCYAERQIMRYSPSTACGADGPKCPLMTSFCARL
- the LOC132875306 gene encoding uncharacterized protein LOC132875306 isoform X1 — translated: MESSSVETEDDVNTFAIRQRKCPRRFVSESSDDDDSAPVVAATKKQPKTLTVPGSPVCQQDPMPLPPQCKWSTPAGTGASPHHPSPSPVDPVQASSQALHPIQSARHLQESLETSFDSVQASSRALHDGQGVSAIAAMFERITEAHMSRLMRRIEARFDRTEARFDKIESLVETNAPTHTPQLQQEDVVLAKPCSMVMELLELDRSLEQPDKRNKMQHFLETVGGAGLGQPFTVCYAERQIMRYSPSTACGADGPKCPLMTSFCARL
- the LOC132875306 gene encoding uncharacterized protein LOC132875306 isoform X2 — its product is MESSSVETEDDVNTFAIRQRKCPRRFVSESSDDDDSAPVVAATKKQPKTLTVPGSPVCQQDPMPLPPQWSTPAGTGASPHHPSPSPVDPVQASSQALHPIQSARHLQESLETSFDSVQASSRALHDGQGVSAIAAMFERITEAHMSRLMRRIEARFDRTEARFDKIESLVETNAPTHTPQLQQEDVVLAKPCSMVMELLELDRSLEQPDKRNKMQHFLETVGGAGLGQPFTVCYAERQIMRYSPSTACGADGPKCPLMTSFCARL